A window of Fibrobacterota bacterium genomic DNA:
GCGTGTTCAAGAAGGCCAACGTGGCCGCCGCCAAGTGGCTCACCGAGATCCGTCTCGATGACACCAAGGAATTCGAAGTGGGCAAGACCCTCGACGTCTCCATCTTCGCCGATGCGAAGAAGGTGACCGTCATCGGCACCACCAAAGGCCGCGGCTTCGCGGGTACCATCAAGCGCCATAAGTTCCAGCGCGGTCCTTCCACCCACGGTTCCCAGAACGTCCGCCAGCCCGGCTCCATCGGCGCGCATACCTATCCGGGCCGCACCTTTCCCGGCCAGCGCATGGCCGGTCATCATGGCGACCATCGCCAGACCACCAAGAACCTGGTCGTGGTCAAGATCGACGCGGAAAAGAACCTGCTGTTCGTCCGGGGCGCGGTCCCCGGCGCCACGAACGGCGAAGTTATCGTGAGGAAGCAGTAATCATGGCAAAAGCGAAGCTCCATGCCGCGAACGGCGCGTACAAGTCGGAAATCGACCTGCCCGCCAGCCATTTCGAGGCCCCGGTCAGCGAAGCCGCGATGTACAACGCCGTTGACGTGTACATGGGCAACCAGCGCCAGGGAACGCATAAGACCAAGAACCGTTCGGAAGTTTCCGGCGGCGGTAAGAAGCCTTGGAAGCAAAAGGGCACCGGCCGCGCGCGCCAGGGCTCGAACACCGCTCCCCAATGGGTGCGCGGCGGCAAGGCCCATGGCCCGCTTCCCCATCTCTACAAGCGCGACATCAACAAGAAGGTGAAGCGCCGCGCCCTGCTCTCGGCCCTCACGGTCAAGGCCAACGAGTCCTGCGTGTACGTCATCGAGAGCCTGGCCCTGTCCGCGCCCAAGACCAAGGATTTGGTCAAGCTGCTGGCGGCCGCCAATCTCACCGGCAAGAAGAACCTGATCGTGATCCCCGAGGCGGATGAGAATCTGCTGCTGGCGGCCCGCAACATCCCTACCGTGATGGTGCAGCGCGTCTGGGATCTGAACACCTACAGCCTGCTCAACGCCGATAACGTGATTTTCACGGATGCGGCGGTGAAGGCCCTCACTTCCAAGCCGGAGACCGCGAAAGCGGCCGGCGCGAAAGCGTAAGGGATAAAGCATGAAAGCCACCAAAGATATCCTGGACTTCCCGTGGATGACGGAAAAGTCCACCGCCATCCGGTCGACCGCGAATCAGTACGTCTTCAAGGTGAAGACGAACGCCAACAAGATCGAGATCAAGCAGGCCATCGAAGCCCGCTTCCAGGTCAAGGTACTGTCGGTCAATACCGTCAACGTGCAGGGCAAGTTGAAGCGCACCCGGGGCATCCTCGGACGCCGCAACGACTGGAAGAAGGCTATCGTCCGTCTCCAAGAGGGCGATACCATCAAGGAACTCGAGTAAGGGAAGCGGAGTAAGCCATGCCATTGAAGACATATCGCCCGCTGACCGAAACCCAGCGGTACAAGCAGACCCTCGATTTCTCCGAGATCACGACGAATGAGCCGTATAAGCCGCTCACGTTCGGACAGCGCGAGAAAGCCGGTCGCAACAACCGCGGCATCATCACCATGCGCCGCCGCGGCTCGGGCCACAAGCGCCTCTTGCGCCTGGTCGATTTCAAGCGCGCCCGCCCCGGCATCAACGCCGTGGTAGAGACCATCGAATACGATCCGAATCGTTCGGCCAACATCGCGCTCATCCGCTACATCGACGGGCAGCGCGCCTACATCATCGCCCCGGACACCGTGAAGGTGGGCCAAATCCTGGTGAACAAGGAAGACGCCGCCCTCGAGCCCGGCAACGTGTTGCCCCTCGGGAAGCTGCCCCTCAACACCTTCGTCCACAACGTGGAACTCAAGCCCGGTCGCGGCGGCCAATTGGCCCGCGCCGCCGGCACCCAGTGCGAAATCGTCGCCCGCGAAGGCGACATGGTCCACTTGAAGCTTCCCTCCGGCGAAATCCGCATGATCCGCTCGGAATGCAAGGCCGTAATCGGCCGCGTGGGCAACGTGGATTACAACAAGATCGTCTCCGGTTCCGCCGGCCGTTCCCGTTGGCTGGGCAAGCGCCCGAAGGTCCGCGGCGTGGCCATGAATCCCATCGACCATCCCATGGGCGGCGGCGAAGGCAAGACTTCGGGCGGCGGCCATCCGGTTTCGCCCTGGGGCAAGAAGGCTAAGGGCAAGAAGACGCGTAACAACAAGCGGACTGACAAGTTCATCGTCAAGCACCGTCCGAAGAACAAGGCATAAGGAACACCAAGATGTCGAGATCGCAGAAAAAAGGCGCGTTCGTGGACAGCCACCTTCTGAAGAAGGTGAAAGACGCGGGCCCCGGCGCCAAGAAGACGGCCATCAAGACCTGGAGCCGCCGGTCGATGATTTCCCCCGAGTTCGTGGGGCAGACCATCGCGGTGCACAACGGGAAGACCTTCATCCCGGTGTTCGTCTCCGAAAACATGGTCGGGCACAAGCTGGGCGAGTTCGCGCTTACCCGCACGTTCCGCGGCCACGTGAAAACCGAAAAGGCCAAGCCGGCCGGCCCCGCCGCGGGCGGACCGAAGAAGTAAGGGAAGGATCATGGAAGCGATCGCTAAAGGCAAGTATATGCGCTCCTCCACCAACCGCATGCGGCAGGTGGCGGATATGGTCCGCGGCAAGCCCGTGGACGACGCGCTGGCTCTCCTCTTCGGCCTGGGCGCCAAGAAGAAGAGCGCCCGCATGGTCGAGAAGGTGCTGAAGTCCGCTGTCGCCAATTACGGCGTCAAGGGCGAAGCCACCGGCAACAAGGCCAAGAACCTGAAGGTGAAGACCATCGTCGTGGACGCTGGCCCTCTCATCAAGCGGATCCGCGCGCATGCGCAGGGTCGCGCCAACCGGATCGAGAAGAAACTGAGCCACCTGACCGTGGTTGTGTCGGATTAATCGGAGGAAACCTTGGGACAGAAAACACACCCCGTAGGATTCAGGCTCGGCGTCATCAAGACCTGGAATTCCAGGTGGTACGCCGAAAAGAGCTTTGCGGACCTGCTGTACGAAGACATGATGATCCGCCGCTACCTCAACAAGCGCCTGGGCCATGCCAGCTTGTCGAATGTGGGCATCGAGCGCACCGTCAAGGAAGTCACCGTGAACATCTTCACGGCGCGTCCCGGCGTTGTCATCGGCAAGAAGGGCGAAGAGGTCGAACGCATCAAGGGCGAGCTCCAGCATTTGACCGGCAAAGAGATCTACATCAACATCCGCGAAATCAAGCGGCCCGAGGTGGATGCCAAGCTGGTCGCCGACAACATCGCCCGCCAGCTCGAGAAGCGCGTCGCTTTCCGCCGCGCCATGAAGAAGGCCGTCTCCAGCGCCATGCGCTTGGGCGCCCTCGGCATCAAGATCCAATGCGGCGGCCGTCTCGGCGGCGCCGAAATCGCCCGCGTCGAGAAGACCCGCGACGGACGCATTCCCTTGCAGACGCTGCGCGCCGACATCGATTACGCGCAGGCCCGCGCGGAAACCACCTACGGCACCATCGGGGTCAAGGTGTGGATCTTCAAGGGTGAAATCATCAAGAGGGAAGAGATTCCCTCTGCAGACCAGAACGAAAGGGCGGTAGCCTAAAATGCTGAGCCCCAAGAGAGTCAAGTATCGCAAGACAATGCGCGGCAAGATGAAGGGTGTCGCGCCCCGCGGGACCGAGTTGTCTTTCGGCGAATTCGGAATCCAGGCCCTCGAATCGGCTTGGATCACCAACCGCCAGCTGGAGGCCGCGCGCGTGGCCATGACCCGCAAGATCAAGCGCGGCGGCAAGGTTTGGCTGCGCGTGTATCCGGACAAGCCCTTCACCAAGAAGCCGGCGGAAACCCGCATGGGTTCCGGTAAGGGTAACGTGGAAGGCTGGGTCGCCGTGGTACTGGCCGGCCGGATGATTTTCGAAATGGGCGGCGTAGAGCGTGATCTCGCCATGGAAGCCCTCCGCGTGGCCGCGCAGAAGCTGCCGCTACGCATCAAGATTTGCGAGGTGGACAAAAATGGCTAAGGCGAAGGCCCGGGAAATCCGGGAAATGGCGGCGGACGCCATCGCGACGAAGGTCAAGGAGATGGAGGCCAACCTGTTCGACATGCGTCTGCAGGCGAGCCTGGGCAAGCTGGAGAACACGGCCCTGCTGAATACCACGCGCAAGGACATCGCGCGTGCGAAGACCATCCTGAAGCAAAAGGAAACCACCGCTAAATAGCGGGGGCGAGGAACCATGGAAGAAAGAGCGAGCAGGAAGACCCGCACAGGGATCGTCACCAGCGACAAGATGGACAAGACCGTCACCGTCGCGGTGGTCAACCGTAAGTCCCATCCCGTCTATGGCAAGACCTTGACCACTACGGTCAAGCTCAAGGCCCACGACGAGCAGAACGACGCGAAGGAAGGCGACACCGTGGAAATCATGGAGACGCGCCCCCTGAGCAAGACTAAGCGTTGGCGCTTGATCCGCGTTGTCGAGCGGAAGAAATAAGGTAGGCAAGGGAAAATGATCCAGCAGCAGACCCGACTGAATGTCGCCGACAATTCCGGCGCCAAGGAAGTCATGTGCATCAAGGTGCTCGGCGGTACGCGTAAGCGTTACGCCAGCCTGGGCGATATCATCGTGGTGTCCGTCAAGTCGGCCACCCCGACCGCCGGCGCCAAGAAGGGCTCGGTCCAGCGCGCCGTGGTGGTCCGTACCACCAAGGAAGTCAAGCGTAAGGACGGCTCGGCCATCCGCTTCGGCGACAACGCCGTGGTCATCATCAACGAAGCCAACGAGCCGAAGGGCTCCCGCATCTTCGGACCGGTTGCCCGCGAACTCCGCGAGAAGCAATTCATGAAGATCGTCTCGCTGGCGCCGGAGGTCATCTAATCATGGCTTTGAAACTGAAGAAGCAGGACACCGTCAAGGTGATCTCGGGCAAGTCCAAAGGCCAGACCGGGCGTATCATCGCCGTCGTCGCCAAGGATCAGACCGTGATCGTCGAAGGCGTGAACAAGGCCAAGAAGCATCAGAAGCCCGGCAAGGGCGGCGCCAATGACAAGGGCGGGATCATCGAGAAGGAAATGCCGGTGCACATCTCCAATGTGATGCTGGTGAACAAGGGCAACGAACCCGTGAAGGTGCGCAAGACCGTCCAGAACGGCAAGCGCGTCCGCGTGGAAAAGAAGTCCGGCAAGTCGATAGACTAGGCGGGAAGAAGAAATGAACAAGCTCAAGGACAGATACCTGAAGGAAATCGTTCCGGCCCTCCAGAAGGAGCTCGGCCTGAAGAACGTCATGGAAGTGCCGCGTCTCGAGAAGATCGTCCTGAACATGGGCGTCGGCGAGGCCACGGGCAACCAGCGCCTCATCGAGGAAGTGGTCACCACCCTCGGGGCCATCACCGGCCAGAAGGCGGTGCCGACCCGTTCCAAGAAGGCGATTTCGAATTTCAAGATCCGCGAGGGCCTGGCCATCGGCGCCAAGGTCACCTTGCATGGCGAGAAGATGTGGGATTTCCTGGAACGCCTGATTACCATCGCCTTGCCGCGCGTGCGCGATTTCCGCGGCATCCCGAAACGCGGCTTCGACGGCAACGGGAATTACACGTTCGGCGTCAAGGAACAGATCATGTTCCTGGAAATCAACTACGATAAGATCAGCCAACTTTTGGGTATGGATATCAGCCTCGTGACCAGCGCCAAGAACGATGAGGGCGCCCGCGCGCTCCTAAGCGCGCTGGGCATGCCGTTCCGTAAGTAAGGGGTAGGAGAGGATACATGGCAAAGCGTTCGATGATCGAGAAGCAGAAGCGGACCCCGAAGTTCACGGTGCGCAAGTACAACCGTTGCCGCCGCTGCGGCCGGCCCCGCGCCTATATGCGCAAATTCGGCTTGTGCCGCATTTGCTTCCGTGAATTGGCCCTTCAGGGCGAGATCCCCGGCATCACCAAGGCATCTTGGTAATCCGGCACATGGGTTTTAAGACTGGGAATGAAGGAAAGAGAGTAGCATGAGCGGAATCACAGATCCCATCGGCGATATGCTGACGAGAATCCGGAACGCCACCCGCGTGGGCAAGCGCATCGTCGAGATGCCCTCATCCAGCGCCGGGAAGTGGCCAAGATCCTCGTCCGCCGGAACTTCGTCCAGAAGTTCGTCATTCTGGACGACGGCAAG
This region includes:
- the rplC gene encoding 50S ribosomal protein L3, translated to MLGLKGKKLGMTQIFNDAGEAVAVTVIELPPATVLEQKTKEKHGYTGVKVASGKGNEKRMSKAEAGVFKKANVAAAKWLTEIRLDDTKEFEVGKTLDVSIFADAKKVTVIGTTKGRGFAGTIKRHKFQRGPSTHGSQNVRQPGSIGAHTYPGRTFPGQRMAGHHGDHRQTTKNLVVVKIDAEKNLLFVRGAVPGATNGEVIVRKQ
- the rplD gene encoding 50S ribosomal protein L4 → MAKAKLHAANGAYKSEIDLPASHFEAPVSEAAMYNAVDVYMGNQRQGTHKTKNRSEVSGGGKKPWKQKGTGRARQGSNTAPQWVRGGKAHGPLPHLYKRDINKKVKRRALLSALTVKANESCVYVIESLALSAPKTKDLVKLLAAANLTGKKNLIVIPEADENLLLAARNIPTVMVQRVWDLNTYSLLNADNVIFTDAAVKALTSKPETAKAAGAKA
- a CDS encoding 50S ribosomal protein L23 — translated: MKATKDILDFPWMTEKSTAIRSTANQYVFKVKTNANKIEIKQAIEARFQVKVLSVNTVNVQGKLKRTRGILGRRNDWKKAIVRLQEGDTIKELE
- the rplB gene encoding 50S ribosomal protein L2; this encodes MPLKTYRPLTETQRYKQTLDFSEITTNEPYKPLTFGQREKAGRNNRGIITMRRRGSGHKRLLRLVDFKRARPGINAVVETIEYDPNRSANIALIRYIDGQRAYIIAPDTVKVGQILVNKEDAALEPGNVLPLGKLPLNTFVHNVELKPGRGGQLARAAGTQCEIVAREGDMVHLKLPSGEIRMIRSECKAVIGRVGNVDYNKIVSGSAGRSRWLGKRPKVRGVAMNPIDHPMGGGEGKTSGGGHPVSPWGKKAKGKKTRNNKRTDKFIVKHRPKNKA
- the rpsS gene encoding 30S ribosomal protein S19, with protein sequence MSRSQKKGAFVDSHLLKKVKDAGPGAKKTAIKTWSRRSMISPEFVGQTIAVHNGKTFIPVFVSENMVGHKLGEFALTRTFRGHVKTEKAKPAGPAAGGPKK
- the rplV gene encoding 50S ribosomal protein L22, which translates into the protein MEAIAKGKYMRSSTNRMRQVADMVRGKPVDDALALLFGLGAKKKSARMVEKVLKSAVANYGVKGEATGNKAKNLKVKTIVVDAGPLIKRIRAHAQGRANRIEKKLSHLTVVVSD
- the rpsC gene encoding 30S ribosomal protein S3, yielding MGQKTHPVGFRLGVIKTWNSRWYAEKSFADLLYEDMMIRRYLNKRLGHASLSNVGIERTVKEVTVNIFTARPGVVIGKKGEEVERIKGELQHLTGKEIYINIREIKRPEVDAKLVADNIARQLEKRVAFRRAMKKAVSSAMRLGALGIKIQCGGRLGGAEIARVEKTRDGRIPLQTLRADIDYAQARAETTYGTIGVKVWIFKGEIIKREEIPSADQNERAVA
- the rplP gene encoding 50S ribosomal protein L16 — translated: MLSPKRVKYRKTMRGKMKGVAPRGTELSFGEFGIQALESAWITNRQLEAARVAMTRKIKRGGKVWLRVYPDKPFTKKPAETRMGSGKGNVEGWVAVVLAGRMIFEMGGVERDLAMEALRVAAQKLPLRIKICEVDKNG
- the rpmC gene encoding 50S ribosomal protein L29, which gives rise to MAKAKAREIREMAADAIATKVKEMEANLFDMRLQASLGKLENTALLNTTRKDIARAKTILKQKETTAK
- the rpsQ gene encoding 30S ribosomal protein S17, which produces MEERASRKTRTGIVTSDKMDKTVTVAVVNRKSHPVYGKTLTTTVKLKAHDEQNDAKEGDTVEIMETRPLSKTKRWRLIRVVERKK
- the rplN gene encoding 50S ribosomal protein L14; its protein translation is MIQQQTRLNVADNSGAKEVMCIKVLGGTRKRYASLGDIIVVSVKSATPTAGAKKGSVQRAVVVRTTKEVKRKDGSAIRFGDNAVVIINEANEPKGSRIFGPVARELREKQFMKIVSLAPEVI
- the rplX gene encoding 50S ribosomal protein L24 gives rise to the protein MKLKKQDTVKVISGKSKGQTGRIIAVVAKDQTVIVEGVNKAKKHQKPGKGGANDKGGIIEKEMPVHISNVMLVNKGNEPVKVRKTVQNGKRVRVEKKSGKSID
- the rplE gene encoding 50S ribosomal protein L5, translating into MNKLKDRYLKEIVPALQKELGLKNVMEVPRLEKIVLNMGVGEATGNQRLIEEVVTTLGAITGQKAVPTRSKKAISNFKIREGLAIGAKVTLHGEKMWDFLERLITIALPRVRDFRGIPKRGFDGNGNYTFGVKEQIMFLEINYDKISQLLGMDISLVTSAKNDEGARALLSALGMPFRK
- a CDS encoding type Z 30S ribosomal protein S14, whose amino-acid sequence is MAKRSMIEKQKRTPKFTVRKYNRCRRCGRPRAYMRKFGLCRICFRELALQGEIPGITKASW